The Triticum aestivum cultivar Chinese Spring chromosome 4B, IWGSC CS RefSeq v2.1, whole genome shotgun sequence sequence AGGCCGGGCATGCCGGCGAGGAGCTGCGGGGAGAGGGCGTGATGGCGGCGGTGATGGACTACTTCAGGTCGTGCTGGGGCGCGCGGTCCCGGGCCGGGCGGCGGGGCAAGAAGGGCTCCGACGCCGCCGGCCGCCAGGACGGGCTGCTGTGGTACAATGACGCCGGCCAGGCGGTCACCGGCGACTTCTCCATGGCGGTAGTGCAGGCCAACAGCCTGCTGGAGGACCAGAGCCAGGTGGAGTCCGGCTCGCTCTCCATGGCCGACCCCGGCCCGCAGGGCACCTTCGTCGGCGTCTATGACGGCCATGGCGGCCCGGAGACCTCCCGCTTCATCAATGACAACATGTTCCACCATCTCAGAAGTAAGCCCCATCTCAAGAAAAATCCCCATCTCCTAATTTCTGCaaccaaaaagaagcaagaaaATCTCCTGACAACTTTTGCTCTGTTACTATGTTGATCAGTTGTTGCGTTTTTGTGAGCATGATTGTGATAATCATGCTGATTTTTCTCATAAAAAAAGCCAAGGGCTATGATAGTTTTGGTACTCATTGCTGTAACATCAGAACAAGAAGAAAATATTGCAGGTTCAGTAGACTTATTTCTAAGCTTGCATCACACATGGCGTGGTCACCGGCAGCGAGCTAGTATTATATCTCACAAAGAATAAATTCATCTCTTCCAGCTGCGTATGTCTTCTGTTGATGGTGACATTGTTCTGCTACTCATTTGTTTTCTGTTTCTGGGGGCTGTTTCTTACTCATTGTTAGCCTTGTTAGTGTCAGTGTATGATAAACAATCTCCTTTTCCAGGATTTGCAACCGAGCACAAGTGCATGTCGGCCGATGTGATCCGGAAAGCCTTCCAAGCAACCGAGGACGGTTTCCTTTCTGTAGTCAGCAAGGAATGGTCTATGAAGCCTCAGATCGCGGCAGTGGGCTCTTGCTGCCTGGTCGGCGTAATTTGCTCCGGGACTCTCTACATCGCAAACGCGGGCGACTCGCGTGCTGTTCTCGGAAGGCTCGTCAAGGCGACCGGTCAGGTTGTGGCCATGCAGTTATCGGCGGAGCACAACGCGTGCTACGAGGAAGTTAGGCAGGAGCTACAGTCATCACACCCTCATGATCCACAAATTGTGGTTCTGAAACACAACGTTTGGCGTGTGAAGGGCCTCATCCAGGTAACCGAAATTCTGTACCGCGAGACGCATAAGACCACTGTGAGATTTAGACCTGCCTAGATAATTATTAATTTGTTGTTAGAAGTCTTCGCGGCAGTGACATCATCTGTCCATCTCATCACAATTCCACTTCTTTTTTTCGTTCCGGAGTATGGATAATTACTTCTGCATCTGCGCTGTTTGTTTCAAGTTAGGTATTAGGTAAGTCAATCGTTCTCAGAGCTAAAGTGCCTGCACTAAATATGGTTGCATCATCATAATATAACATGCTTTTCGTATATCCAAAAATAAATGTGTGGTAAGATTTGGTGCTGTATAATTGCCGTCTTTATGACTGGGGCCTCTTGTCCTCCCATATGACTATGCTAGATTGATGTTCATGCTTTCTGTATAATGGAAGCGTGCCAGCAAGAGGCAGGAGGAAGTGATGCATTCTGAAGTCATCCATGGTTATCGTCATTTTCACGCTTAACTTTTGAGCTAATCAACACCATCAGTTGCTGCAACTCGGGATTTTCATCATGACATATTATTACTTTGTGTACACAACTGTCTATAGGCTCCTGTAAATTTTCTCTTCTGGATTATATATACTGGTATACATACAGTTGGGGTGCTCTACTACTGTTTTTCTTCAATTGTAACTTATGAGGTGAGATGATATTCTGCAGATATCAAGATCTATCGGAGATGTATATCTGAAAAGACCAGAGTATAACAGATCACCTCTACATAGCAAGTTTCGGCTCCGGGAAACCTTCAAGAAGCCAATTCTTAGTTCTGAACCTGCGATTGCTGTTCACCAAATACAACCGAGTGATCAGTTTGTTATATTTGCTTCTGACGGGCTATGGGAGCACCTCAGCAATCAGGAAGCAGTTGACCTTGTCCAAAGTAACCCTCGTAATGTATGTGTTCTTCTCCTACTCTCCGGTTTCTATGGATTTCATCCCTAAAGAAAAAGTTTCCATGATTCAAATCCAAAATTCCTTTCGAGGCTCAGTACCCATCCAATTCATTAGATATATGACCAGCATGTAGGAAATATATGCATATTCTTAATGCCTTTATTTGTTTGTGTGGGTGGGACTAAAAGTTGTTTTGCTATTTCAAGCAAGTGTAGTCTGAATTATGCACTTTATCTGGATGCTTGTGTTCTCAATCACTTACCAGTAGAGAGTATTTACCCCTTCTCTACTCAAAGTTGTTTTGCTATTTTAAACTCTAGGCGTTATTTTAAGCAAGTATAATCTGAGTTATGCACTTGATGGGGATGCTTGTGCTTTCAATTGGCAGGGAGCATTTACCACTTCTCCACTTAAAGCTGTTTTCCTATTTTAAGCTCCAAGTGGCACTTCAAGCAACATACCGTTAAAAAAACCCTCAAGTTGCATGTCATCCCTGGGCTGCTGTATTATCAAAATCAAGCCTGCTTCTGGCATGCGATCATTTTCACCCATTCCTGAAAATTATGCAATTTCTTTTTCGCCAGGGGATTGCGCGGAAGCTAGTGAAGGCCGCGATGCAAGAGGCGGCAAAGAAGAGGGAGATGAGGTACTCGGACCTGAAGAAGATCGAGCGCGGGGTGCGGCGGCATTTCCACGACGACATAACGGTGGTCGTGGTGTTCCTGGACGCCACGAGCGCCGTGAGCAGGGCGGGGTGGAGCAAGAGCCCGTCGGTGTCGGTGCGAGGGGGCGGCGTGAGCGTCCCCGCCAACTCCCTCGCGCCTTTCTCGGCCCCCGCCATGGTCAGCAGCACCTACTGAAGGAGAAGCCGCCGCGCCGATGAAGAGAAACTCTATGATGGGAGCATCTGCAGAGAGAGTGCTTCCTGCTGCTGTGAAGCTGCTCAGGCTCCACCCGGTAATTAAATTAGCGTACTGATAGCAAGGTATAAGGTTAGATCACCGCCATTCCGTGGCGACGCAAACctacccccctccccctcctcccctttgTTCTTTTATCTATCCCTGTTCTCTTCTCCAATGAGGGAGGAGGGCATGGTGGCTGTAAATTTGTCCGGAACATCGCCGTCTCTTTTCGCCGCAATAGTCCGTCTTCTTCCATCTCCTGTTTTCGCCGTCGAAAACCGGGTGCTTGGCGCCTTGGCTTGACCCTGTGAGGTCAAGAGGTGCCTCCAATTATTTGCAGCAGATTCATTATGAAATCGGATGAACTTGGACTGCGTGTGTATCTGGGTGAGCAAGGTAGGCCAATGGTTTGGTGCCGACATGCTCACATGAGAAGGATATCAACGCGGATTCTGGCCCTGGGGGAGCACGTGTGGTGCGGTGCCTTGAACTTGATCAGGTTGCCAGTTGGGACACTCATCCAACAGAATTAGGTCCAGACTATATAGCTTGGATCACACCCATGGCCTGGGCATCAAAGGTCCCAATTGTCTCTTCCATGGGTGCCATCCAACTTCGCCTGAAATTCGGCAATCGAAATCTtcgcaattttattttattttaatttttgcaAAGGAAATCTTCTTCTGAGTTAAAGAGTAAATCTTGCTGATGATCGATCCACTGAAAACCTTCAGCTGCATTCAAGGCTCAGCGAAAGGCTTTGGCGGGAGGGCGAGTTTTCGCCCGAAATCCATGATATAACACAGTCCATGCCCAACAATCTCCAAACAAGCGCAAAGGACCCGAACCGACGAACGAAACCGGGCAGAGAGAAAGGCTAGATACAAGTGATGATTGAAGAAGTACAAGGGATGTAGATCCCCGCTGTGGTACTGTTTTTCTGCTTTGCTATACACAGCTGCTTTCTGCACCTTCCGCGGAAAAAAGATGCACCATTTTTCAGTCAGCTACAGGCCAGCTGACGGCTTAGCTCGCCTGCAGACCCTACCTAACGAACAGCGACACCAGCAATTGCGAGAAGAGAATGAACTCGGTGACGACGACCGCGGGGGAGTGGATGCCCAGGAAGGGCACAATGTCAACCTGCAGCCAGCTCTCCACGCCGGACCCGACCGTCGCACCGACTGCCAGGCCCCCGACGGTGATCAGCGCCGCCTTACCTGCATGAACAAGGACCACTGAGGCATTCATTTGGTTCCAAATCGAAGCAGGAAGGTTGGCACAAGAGCAGGGGTGATCAAGGTACAGGACATTGGGCAAGGTTTCCTCCCACAATTAAGCAGTGCCATAACAAACACAAAAGCAGGTTGGAGGCTTGTGGATTTGTGTCAGCCAGATAGATCCAGACGTGTTTATTCACTAGCAACTTTAAAGACAGCATATCCAAGAGTGAAGGTAGTAAAGAGATAAAATAGCTGCATGATAGGCCAAATTAAATACGAACTAAAGGCGGTGGATATCTAAGGACGCCCGTCCCATGATCAAGATTATAACCCTACAACCGTGTATGATTGTGGATCCATGGGCTCTTTTATCTTCAGATGTAGTACTCTCAAGTAACAAATCACTGTTTTGACATGTTATGTTTTCACTCAAAAAATGTGTACAGGACGCAGTTCGTTTGTTGCTACAACAGCTGAATAACCGAATTTGCTTGCAGTGTATCTCTCTGAAGCTCACACAAAACTTTCAGCACCACACAACATCTATCTCTTTGAaccaagtttttttttcttttcaccaAAATCCTAAAGCTAGTCCACATGCAATACAATGTGAAGCAACGCACTACACGACAACAATGTAATCTTGGGAAACCGCTGACCTAAACTAAAAAGGTGATGTTGCACGAGACATATATACAAGGCATCAAACTATGGCAACAATCCCATAATCACACGAGACTATGAGAGAATATAACCTACAATCATATAGGATTGTGGATCTCTAACGTTCTTATCTTCAGATCTACCTCTGAAGGAACAAATCGCTGTTTGTTCACTAGCAACTTGTAGAAGGAACAAATCGCCGGTTGGAGGTTTGTGGACTTATGCCAGCCAGCCAGATCCATACATGTTTATTCACTAGCAACTTGTAGACAGGACATCCAAGAGTAAAATTGCTGCATGGTATGTTTTGACATGTTATGTTTTCACTCAAAAAGCGTGTACAGGGACACAATTAGTTTGTTGCTACAATAGCTGAATTTGCTTCACGATATATCCCTTTGAAGATCTCTTTGAACCAAGTTTAACTTTCACCTAAAGACTGTAAAGTAGTCTATATGCAATACAATGCCAAGGCGCGCACTATACGACAACAATGAAATCTTGGGAAACTGCTGACCTAGTCTAAAAAGCATGCAATACAATGCTAAGGCGCGCACTACACGACAACCATGCAATCTTGGGAAACTGCTGACCTAGTCTAAAAAGCTGATGTGCAAGAGACGTACAAGCATCGAACTATGAGTCTATAACAACAATACCAACCACCCCTTTAGCCAACATGAGTTCATGCAATGCAAGTAATCTCTGCTACTCATCCTTACAGGCAACACGGATTAATTGGCACTGGAGCAGGGGCCTTTCTTAGCATACAAGTAACTCTTATTTGCTTTATTCTGTCCTTTTTTTTTGGATTGCATGTTTCATTACATGCTGCTAATGTTGTTCTTTTACTGAAAGTAAACTGAGCAAATATATAAGGAAGAAAATCAGCTACTAAGAAAACTACCATGACAATACTGCTTCTAAAGGCAAGATAACAGTTAAGGCTACAGATATAACAACAGTAGATGCTTTATATTAAATAATTAATGCACCCATGTGAGCAGAACTAGCCTTATCTTGTTGATAGTGCAACTGATAACACCACTGGTGATATAGATTGTATTGTAACTTCAAAACTActacctctgtaaactaatataagactttttagtgatctaaaaagtcttatattagtttacctctaaagtagtgatctaaagtcttatattagtttacagagggagtagtttgtaCCAGTGTTTCCATGTTTTTTATGCAGAAGGCAGAGACAGAGAGTGTTGAACAGAAACTAAGAACATGTTCGAACCGTACTAAATGTAGAGGAGCATCAGAGTAGATATTATAAAAAGTAGCGATCACAAGGTGGTGGAAGAATTTACCTAAGTTCATGTTTTTCTTGGACAGAAAATACAATGAAGCACCGAATCCTGTTGCTAGGATAAATCCAGGCACATCAGGGCTAGTGTACGCTGATGGCAAAGACGTGGAGGTTCCACTCGCATATGTGAAAACCATCAGTGCACCATAAATGGATGACTGGATGCCCAAGCTGCTCGAAGCCGGGGCCTCCAATGTCAGAGGCACGTTCTTCATGGCTGACTGCATCCATTGCGGCGCCGTTCCTGCAGTCTTGACAGGTTTCACATCAGCGTAGCGGACGCTGCTATCGACAACCTTGCCAGCCCTCCGCCGTGATAAGCTCTGCATTAGCAGCATATCATAGGCGACCTCGACCTGAAACGAAACAGGAAACAGAATCAAACATGGTATCAGGGACGCGTTGGATACCGAGTTGCCAGCAAATCTTGTTAAAACATCAATGATTGATGTTGCCAGCAGCTTAGGATCGTGTTGTTTCTTTTATGAGTCCCAGTTCAGTCTTCAAACAGACAGTTGAAAGATTGGGCATGGGCGCAAGCAAGAGTAGTTATCAAGTTGCACAAGCAAATAAGAACAAATTACAGCTAGTTCGCTGGAACAAGAAAGGTTATTACTTATTACAAAGGACAAAAATCCACACGAAGCTGCGTGGAGAAATCGGGCAGTCAGTGGTAACTTGTCGAAATGAAGAAACAGAAATTTACACTCTTTCCCTTCCTACGGGCCAAGCCAAGTCGCTGGTCCAAAGTTGACAGCACATGATATGATATGAATATATATGATCACCTCCACCATGGCCCATCCATGGATATACAAACAGTGCTAAAAGTAGAGTATAAGCTAACGCACTTAATGCCAAAAGTAGAGTATTTTAGCAGCCTGGATTCATCACATGGGAACAACTGTGCACCAAATTGCCCGAATTGATCATGATCAGGTCTCCGCTTTTCTTGG is a genomic window containing:
- the LOC123093684 gene encoding protein CHAPERONE-LIKE PROTEIN OF POR1, chloroplastic, translated to MATALSLGGAGAGAGGHLLRRRPAASAARCCAVPRSSPSRRRVPTRRLAASRADDSSPAPFEMTVEGALKLLGVAEGASFDEILRAKKAVVASCKDDPDAVAQVEVAYDMLLMQSLSRRRAGKVVDSSVRYADVKPVKTAGTAPQWMQSAMKNVPLTLEAPASSSLGIQSSIYGALMVFTYASGTSTSLPSAYTSPDVPGFILATGFGASLYFLSKKNMNLGKAALITVGGLAVGATVGSGVESWLQVDIVPFLGIHSPAVVVTEFILFSQLLVSLFVR
- the LOC123093683 gene encoding probable protein phosphatase 2C 28, with product MAAVMDYFRSCWGARSRAGRRGKKGSDAAGRQDGLLWYNDAGQAVTGDFSMAVVQANSLLEDQSQVESGSLSMADPGPQGTFVGVYDGHGGPETSRFINDNMFHHLRRFATEHKCMSADVIRKAFQATEDGFLSVVSKEWSMKPQIAAVGSCCLVGVICSGTLYIANAGDSRAVLGRLVKATGQVVAMQLSAEHNACYEEVRQELQSSHPHDPQIVVLKHNVWRVKGLIQISRSIGDVYLKRPEYNRSPLHSKFRLRETFKKPILSSEPAIAVHQIQPSDQFVIFASDGLWEHLSNQEAVDLVQSNPRNGIARKLVKAAMQEAAKKREMRYSDLKKIERGVRRHFHDDITVVVVFLDATSAVSRAGWSKSPSVSVRGGGVSVPANSLAPFSAPAMVSSTY